The genomic DNA ACGGACGCCGTGCTTGAGGACGAGCGGCTGGCGGGCCGCATCACGGGCAACCTTTACGCGCAGCTGCTCGAAGCGAGTCGCTACACCCAGGATCCGAGCCCGGCCGGGTTGGCCGCGTTTCGCGAACATGGCACCTCCGTATTCCACGACATCAGGCTCTACCTGTTCCGGAACCTCTCGTCCGAAGAGCGGCTGCTGGTGGAGCGACTGAAGGAGCGGCATCAGGAGCTGGAGGTGCTGGCACAGGACGCATTCGACCTGGCGGCCCGGGGCCGGACGGGGGAGGCGCGGGAGCATGCGGCCCTCATGTTCCGGTCGGCCGACTCGCTGCAAGCCAAGCTGGGCCGGCTGGTGCGGCTGCGGCACCAGGTGCGCACCTCGCTCGAGATGCGGCAGGCGAGCGCGCTCAAAGGCCTGTACGTTCTGAGCCTGGCGCTGGCTTCCATCTTTGGCCTGGTCATCGTGCTCCTCACCCGCTTCCTGCGCGGCCGACTGCTGCTGCCGCTCGAGGAGCTCTCCGCTGCCGCCGCCCGCCTGGGCGCCGGCGACCTCGAGACGCGAGTGCCGGTGCGCCACAATGACGAGCTCGCCGCCGTGGCCCGCAGCTTCAATCGTATGGCCGAGAACCTCGAAGTGGCGCACACGCAGAGAGAAGCTGCCGAGCAGGCGATCCGGCAACGGGACGAGCAGCTCCGCCAGGCGGAGAAGACCGAGGCGATCGGCCGCATGGCCGGTGGTATTGCGCATGACTTCAACAACCTGCTCACTGCGATCCAGGGTCACACCCGGCTGTTGCTAGACAGCCCGGGCTGCCCGCCGTACATCCGTGCCGATCTGGAGGAGGTCGACAGAGCTGCGGAGCGCGCTGCGACGCTGACGCGCCAGCTCCTCGCGTTCGGCCGGAAGCAGGTGCTGCTGCCACGGATCCTCGACCTCAATGTCCTGATCACCGACATCGGCAAGATGCTCGGCCGGCTGATCGGCGAGCACATCGACCTGCGCTTCGAGCTGGCCCCGCACGCCGTCTGTGTCCGGGCCGATCCCAGCCAGCTCGGGCAAGTGCTGGTGAACCTGGTGGTGAACGCGCGGGACGCCCTGGCGAACGGCGGGACGATTACGGTCGAGACCTGCGAGGTCGAGGTCGACGACGCCTTCGCCCGCCGCCGTGCCGGCCTCGAGCCGGGCAGTTACGTGATGCTGGCGGTGTCGGATACGGGCGTGGGAATGGACGAGGAGACGCTGGCTCGCGTGTTCGAGCCGTTCTTCACGACCAAGCAGGTAGGGAAGGGAACGGGGCTCGGCCTGTCCACGGTTTACGGCATCGTCAAACAGAGCGGCGGGCACATCGAAGGGAAGAGTCAGCCGGGCAGGGGGAGCCGCTTCGACATCTACCTGCCGCGCGTCGAGCCCGAGCCGCAGGAATCGCCCGCACCCGCGGCCGCGCGGCAGGGCTCAGGCGGCAGCGAGACCGTGCTGCTGGTCGAAGACGAGCTGGCCGTGCGATCGCTCGCCCGCAGCGTGCTCGAGCGCAGTGGCTACAACGTTCTCGAGGCGCAGGACGGCGAGCATGCCCTCGGCCTCGCCCGCGAATACGGCGCCGCTATCGACCTCTTGCTGACGGACGTCGTCATGCCGGGGATGAGCGGGAAACAGCTCGCCGACCGGCTCTGGCTCGTCTGCCCGCGCACACGCGTGCTCTTCATGTCCGGCTACGCACTACCGGAATTTGCCGAATCCCCGGAGGGCGCGGGAACCCACTGGCTCCTCGCGAAGCCTTTCACGCCCGAAAAACTGGCTCTCAAGGTGCGGCAGGTGCTGGACAGCCGCGATAGTCGGGCCGCTACCGGGTAGGAGCAGGAGCACCGCCTCTGCTCGCGCATCTGGAGCAGCCAGCGAGAGGAAGGGACCCGCCTCAAGCAACCGCACCCTGCGCGCACAGGCGCTCGAGCGCAATGCGGAACCAGACCGTATAGGCTTCCGGCCGCCTCGCCACATCCTGCCGCAGCACCTCGGGTGCTGCCCAGCGCCAGCCATCCGCCTCGAGCGGGTCGGGCGCGGGCTTGCCGTCGAACCGCCCGAGGAAAACGTGGTCGAATTCGTGCTCGGCCACACCCTGGCCGAGCTCCGCCCGATAGGTGAAGCGGAAGGCAGCACGGAGCTCGCAGTCGAACCCCATTTCCTGCTCGAGCCGCCGGTGCGCTGCAGCCAGCGTGTCCTCGCCCGGACGCGGATGGCCGCAGCAGGTATTCGACCACAGCCCTGCCGAGTGGTACTTCGCCGCCGCCCGCCGCTGCAGCAGCAGCTCGCCCGCTGTGTTGAAGACAAAGACCGAGAACGCCCGGTGCAGCCGCGGCGGCTCACGGTGCGCCGCCAGCTTACCCGCGGTTCCCACCTCGAGGTCGTTCTCGTCCACCAGGACCACGCGCTCTTCCAACACGCCTCCGCGGCTATCGGCTCCCTGTCTCGCCGCATCTACGCGGATACCGGAGCGGAAGCAAGTAGGGAAACCGTACGCAAGCGGAAGGGAGCACCTGCTGATG from Gemmatimonadota bacterium includes the following:
- a CDS encoding response regulator: MRKLSVRQLIVAGALAWAVAALAMLVGVLGFFTAMQRELHRETDAVLEDERLAGRITGNLYAQLLEASRYTQDPSPAGLAAFREHGTSVFHDIRLYLFRNLSSEERLLVERLKERHQELEVLAQDAFDLAARGRTGEAREHAALMFRSADSLQAKLGRLVRLRHQVRTSLEMRQASALKGLYVLSLALASIFGLVIVLLTRFLRGRLLLPLEELSAAAARLGAGDLETRVPVRHNDELAAVARSFNRMAENLEVAHTQREAAEQAIRQRDEQLRQAEKTEAIGRMAGGIAHDFNNLLTAIQGHTRLLLDSPGCPPYIRADLEEVDRAAERAATLTRQLLAFGRKQVLLPRILDLNVLITDIGKMLGRLIGEHIDLRFELAPHAVCVRADPSQLGQVLVNLVVNARDALANGGTITVETCEVEVDDAFARRRAGLEPGSYVMLAVSDTGVGMDEETLARVFEPFFTTKQVGKGTGLGLSTVYGIVKQSGGHIEGKSQPGRGSRFDIYLPRVEPEPQESPAPAAARQGSGGSETVLLVEDELAVRSLARSVLERSGYNVLEAQDGEHALGLAREYGAAIDLLLTDVVMPGMSGKQLADRLWLVCPRTRVLFMSGYALPEFAESPEGAGTHWLLAKPFTPEKLALKVRQVLDSRDSRAATG
- the idi gene encoding isopentenyl-diphosphate Delta-isomerase; the protein is MEERVVLVDENDLEVGTAGKLAAHREPPRLHRAFSVFVFNTAGELLLQRRAAAKYHSAGLWSNTCCGHPRPGEDTLAAAHRRLEQEMGFDCELRAAFRFTYRAELGQGVAEHEFDHVFLGRFDGKPAPDPLEADGWRWAAPEVLRQDVARRPEAYTVWFRIALERLCAQGAVA